One segment of Aquimarina sp. BL5 DNA contains the following:
- a CDS encoding SulP family inorganic anion transporter gives MLASFEGYDKTTFGSDAIAGITVGVILIPQAIAYALLMGTPPIYGLYACLIPLILYAFFGTSRQLSIGPVAVTAILVMSGVSQIATPFTQEFTNLVIFSGLLIGILQIALSLLRMGFLVNLISQPVISGFISAAAIIIIISQLSESLGIDIPNFDYTHESLWYVLQNISSVHLITFCMCIGSILIMLILKRWKKSFPGALFVLIISTVITIFFDLKALGLSVIEDVPKGLPSFTIPEMNYDSMVALIPSVLTVTFIGYVGSIGIAKSLEMKNRDHMVRPNQELLALGIAKLIGAFFQAIPSSGSYSRSAINDEAGGKTTVSSIITVIMVVISLLFLTSFFYYIPKAVLAAIILVSVFGLINFSEAKYLLKLRRREFIVMIITFVGTLVFGVEKGIFIGVVLSYVFLQYYSSRPHIAELVNIPGTNYYRNVNRFPEARQSSKYLIIRFDDQLYFANTSYFKDEILNHIKRREVLPEFLILDSTNINDIDSTGLHILEDVHQYLEELGVQLLISGTIGPVRDFLKRSGFTDTLGSHHNFLNIEDAVQYTKNKTVQENLLEVAVQYNKKRSFLD, from the coding sequence ATTTTAGCTTCTTTTGAAGGCTATGATAAAACTACTTTTGGTTCAGATGCCATTGCAGGTATTACGGTCGGGGTGATTCTTATTCCGCAAGCTATTGCATATGCTTTATTGATGGGAACTCCACCGATTTATGGATTATATGCCTGCTTAATTCCATTGATTTTGTATGCTTTTTTCGGCACATCAAGACAATTGAGTATTGGTCCAGTAGCCGTTACTGCTATTTTAGTAATGAGTGGTGTTAGCCAGATTGCCACTCCATTTACACAGGAATTCACCAATTTGGTAATTTTTTCTGGGTTGTTGATTGGAATATTGCAAATAGCGTTAAGTTTATTAAGAATGGGCTTCTTAGTGAATCTTATTTCTCAACCAGTAATTTCTGGATTTATTTCAGCAGCGGCTATCATTATTATTATTTCTCAGCTTAGTGAATCATTAGGCATAGATATTCCAAATTTTGATTATACCCACGAATCCTTATGGTATGTATTGCAGAATATTTCTTCAGTACATCTCATAACATTCTGTATGTGTATAGGATCTATACTAATTATGTTAATTCTAAAAAGATGGAAAAAATCATTTCCAGGGGCCCTTTTTGTGTTGATTATAAGTACAGTTATTACCATTTTTTTTGATTTAAAAGCTTTAGGTCTTTCTGTTATTGAGGATGTGCCAAAAGGCTTGCCATCGTTTACCATTCCTGAAATGAATTACGATTCAATGGTAGCATTAATACCTTCAGTGCTTACGGTAACGTTCATAGGATATGTTGGAAGTATTGGTATAGCTAAATCTTTAGAAATGAAGAATAGAGACCATATGGTTCGACCTAATCAAGAATTATTAGCCTTGGGGATTGCTAAATTGATAGGAGCGTTTTTTCAGGCCATTCCATCTTCCGGAAGTTATAGCAGGTCGGCTATTAATGATGAGGCAGGAGGGAAGACCACAGTTTCGTCAATCATTACTGTAATCATGGTTGTTATTTCATTATTATTTCTAACATCTTTTTTTTATTACATACCCAAAGCAGTTTTAGCAGCTATTATACTGGTTTCTGTTTTTGGTTTAATTAATTTTAGTGAAGCAAAATATCTCTTGAAGCTGAGAAGAAGAGAGTTTATTGTAATGATTATTACGTTTGTTGGGACATTAGTTTTTGGAGTAGAGAAAGGTATTTTTATCGGTGTAGTACTGTCTTATGTTTTTTTACAATATTATAGTTCCCGACCTCATATAGCAGAATTAGTAAATATTCCAGGAACCAATTATTACCGTAATGTTAATAGATTTCCAGAAGCAAGACAATCTTCTAAATATCTGATTATTAGATTTGATGATCAATTGTATTTTGCTAACACCAGTTATTTTAAGGATGAAATTTTAAATCACATAAAAAGAAGAGAGGTATTGCCTGAGTTTTTAATTTTAGATAGTACAAATATTAATGATATAGATAGTACGGGATTACATATTCTGGAAGATGTACATCAATATTTAGAAGAATTAGGTGTTCAGTTATTAATCTCAGGAACCATTGGGCCAGTAAGAGACTTTCTTAAAAGATCAGGTTTTACAGATACTCTGGGTAGTCATCATAATTTTCTTAATATCGAAGATGCAGTACAATACACAAAGAATAAAACAGTTCAGGAAAACTTGTTAGAGGTTGCTGTTCAGTATAATAAGAAACGATCTTTTCTGGATTAA
- a CDS encoding DMT family transporter, whose protein sequence is MKKAIYFMILSTISFTAMNLLVKYLVGFSAYQLVFFRSIGTLFFTMPFLFYHKISILGNQKSLLIFRGLAGVTSMGLFFMSVEYLKIGSAVSLRYLSPIFATILAVIFLREKVKNIQWLFFLLAFFGVLIIKGFDADINSVGLLLIVLSALFSGVVYVLINKIGLRDHPVVIVNYFMWIATILGGIFSIFNWKKTPEGIEWGLLLSLGVFGYFGQLFMTKAFQSQVTNKVVSLKYMEVIFTMIAGIFLFGDKYPLLSILGTAMVITGLVLNMFYRSK, encoded by the coding sequence TTGAAGAAAGCAATTTATTTTATGATTCTGAGCACCATATCCTTCACGGCTATGAATTTACTCGTTAAATATCTTGTTGGTTTTAGTGCGTATCAGCTGGTGTTTTTTAGATCTATAGGTACATTGTTTTTTACGATGCCATTTTTATTTTATCATAAGATTTCTATTCTTGGTAATCAAAAGAGCTTACTCATATTTCGTGGTTTGGCTGGAGTGACTTCTATGGGGTTGTTTTTCATGTCTGTGGAATATCTTAAAATAGGTTCTGCCGTTTCTCTACGGTATCTTTCTCCTATTTTCGCAACTATATTGGCGGTTATATTTCTTAGAGAGAAGGTGAAAAATATACAATGGTTATTTTTCTTACTTGCTTTTTTTGGTGTTTTGATCATCAAAGGTTTTGATGCAGATATTAATTCTGTTGGATTGTTATTAATTGTCTTATCTGCTTTGTTTAGTGGAGTAGTGTATGTCTTAATTAATAAGATAGGTTTACGAGATCATCCAGTGGTCATTGTAAATTATTTTATGTGGATTGCAACAATCTTAGGTGGAATTTTTTCTATTTTTAATTGGAAGAAAACGCCAGAAGGGATCGAATGGGGATTGTTATTAAGCTTAGGTGTTTTTGGTTATTTTGGACAATTATTTATGACAAAAGCTTTTCAGTCACAGGTTACCAATAAGGTAGTTTCTCTAAAATATATGGAAGTTATTTTTACTATGATTGCAGGGATTTTCTTGTTTGGCGACAAGTATCCTTTGTTAAGTATCTTAGGTACTGCTATGGTAATTACCGGATTGGTTCTTAATATGTTTTATCGATCAAAATAA
- a CDS encoding FAD-binding protein, with protein MALPKGIEILPITSWENRHQNFKQKLTKDASFKIRNDHSLSKSSEKYKATTKNIQWLIGHAVKNKIRLRAMGSGWSFSKVAVSEGGIIDTKSLRLSFSVSKSYVDTAYLDKGGTPENLFFTQCGMSILQLNSKLEKEKRPNRSIKASGASNGQTIAGALSTGTHGAAFNVGALQDFVVGLHLIVGKDRHIWLERHSNPVMSDKFVDWLGAERIQDDTMFNSAIVSFGSFGFIHGVLIETEPKYLLEEHRIDKIAYNDALKHTMNTQDFSAIETLLPFPQFSPDRELYHFEVLINPYDFKPNDTNKGVYIKVAYKRKYRDDYTRRTRDSNGLTYGDDLLGLIQTMMDSLGALSVKLVPSLVNLLFPLAYKETGALEGTIGETYNNTKFRGKVASAALGIDIKNSAKVVKEILNIIDGGDPFPGGISLRYVKGTDALLGFTKFPKTCVLELDGVDSGVTRNFYEKIWNRLETKNIPYTLHWGKINFNLNFNRIQKMYGAATVQHWIDSRNELLNDDTREVFTNKFVEQCGLNKKLGAII; from the coding sequence ATGGCATTACCAAAAGGCATAGAAATATTACCAATCACATCTTGGGAAAACAGACACCAGAATTTTAAACAAAAACTGACTAAGGATGCTTCTTTTAAAATTAGAAACGATCATTCTTTATCTAAAAGTTCTGAAAAATACAAAGCAACCACTAAAAATATTCAATGGTTGATTGGGCATGCGGTCAAAAACAAAATCCGACTCAGAGCAATGGGTAGTGGTTGGTCTTTTTCTAAAGTAGCAGTATCCGAAGGAGGAATCATTGACACTAAATCATTGCGGCTCTCCTTCTCTGTTTCCAAATCATATGTCGATACTGCTTATTTAGACAAAGGCGGAACACCTGAAAACCTATTTTTCACACAATGTGGCATGTCAATACTGCAACTAAACTCAAAACTTGAAAAGGAGAAAAGACCCAATAGATCTATCAAAGCCTCAGGAGCTAGTAACGGACAAACCATTGCAGGAGCTTTATCAACAGGAACACATGGAGCAGCATTTAATGTGGGAGCACTACAAGATTTTGTAGTAGGATTGCATTTAATCGTTGGTAAGGATAGACATATTTGGTTAGAACGTCATTCTAATCCGGTAATGTCTGATAAATTTGTTGACTGGTTAGGAGCCGAAAGAATTCAGGATGACACTATGTTTAATTCCGCTATAGTAAGTTTTGGGAGTTTTGGTTTCATTCACGGAGTGCTAATAGAAACTGAGCCTAAGTATTTATTAGAAGAACACCGTATAGATAAAATCGCTTATAACGATGCGCTAAAACATACGATGAACACACAGGATTTTTCTGCTATTGAAACCCTGCTACCTTTTCCTCAGTTTTCTCCTGATCGGGAATTATATCATTTCGAAGTACTTATCAATCCTTATGATTTTAAGCCTAATGACACAAATAAAGGAGTTTACATCAAAGTTGCATATAAACGAAAATATCGTGATGATTATACGCGTAGAACTAGAGACAGTAACGGATTAACGTACGGCGACGACCTTTTAGGATTGATACAAACTATGATGGATAGTCTAGGAGCCTTATCCGTAAAGCTAGTGCCAAGTCTTGTGAATCTATTATTTCCTCTTGCATACAAAGAAACAGGAGCATTAGAAGGTACTATAGGTGAGACTTATAACAATACGAAGTTTCGAGGAAAAGTAGCAAGTGCAGCACTGGGTATAGACATAAAAAATAGTGCGAAAGTTGTAAAAGAAATACTAAATATAATCGATGGAGGTGATCCTTTTCCTGGCGGGATTTCTTTACGATATGTAAAAGGAACTGATGCGTTATTAGGTTTTACTAAATTTCCAAAAACCTGTGTCTTAGAATTAGACGGAGTAGACTCAGGAGTTACCAGAAATTTCTATGAAAAAATATGGAACCGACTCGAAACTAAAAACATTCCATATACATTACATTGGGGGAAAATAAATTTCAATCTCAATTTTAATAGGATACAAAAAATGTATGGTGCTGCAACTGTTCAGCATTGGATAGACTCTCGGAATGAATTATTAAATGATGATACAAGAGAAGTGTTCACGAACAAGTTTGTAGAACAATGTGGATTAAATAAAAAACTTGGAGCAATAATTTAA
- a CDS encoding helix-turn-helix transcriptional regulator, with protein MDLNRLSDDDVLSELTQRVKKRRLNLNITQEELSKRAGVHVQTIKNFESGKATTLLTFIQILRAFGELDALSLFLPDPGVSPIELLKLKGKERERASGSSKSKPNKSSW; from the coding sequence ATGGATTTAAACAGACTTTCTGATGATGATGTTTTATCAGAACTTACACAGCGGGTAAAAAAAAGAAGACTCAATCTTAATATAACCCAAGAAGAACTTTCTAAAAGGGCAGGAGTTCATGTGCAGACCATCAAAAACTTTGAATCTGGTAAAGCAACAACCTTACTTACTTTTATTCAGATTTTAAGAGCATTTGGAGAACTTGATGCATTGAGTTTGTTTTTACCTGATCCAGGAGTTAGTCCTATTGAATTACTGAAGTTGAAAGGTAAAGAAAGAGAAAGAGCTTCTGGAAGCTCTAAAAGTAAACCAAACAAATCATCATGGTAG
- a CDS encoding type II toxin-antitoxin system HipA family toxin produces the protein MVDVIKITLWGQELGALSWDADKKYASFEFFPDFLRNNWDVSPIHMPILNSEKRIYSFPRINEDTYKGLPGMLSDVLPDDFGNRLIDQWLLLNNIPKAQFTPLDRLCYIGTRGMGALEFQPARNIGKKISSTVEIDKLVTLAQKVLNSREKIALNISETEHLNELIKVGTSAGGQRAKAIIAFNSTTNEIRSGQTDVPDGFEHYLFKFDGVNDISLGDPQGYGRIEYAYYLMALDCGIDMEHSQLFEEHDRAHFMTKRFDRLPNNEKLHMQTLCSLAHFDYKSPGAYSYENAFEIMRQLRLPHQDAIQLYKRMLLNVIARNQDDHTKNISFLMNKQGIWKLAPAYDITYSYNPTGIWTSMHQMSINGKRDDFRLSDLLEVGDKISYKNSKAEIQQILEVVNNWNHYANKAGIPPEQAAKLQKAFRIRL, from the coding sequence ATGGTAGATGTTATTAAAATAACACTTTGGGGTCAAGAACTAGGTGCTTTGAGCTGGGATGCAGATAAGAAGTATGCTTCTTTTGAGTTTTTTCCTGATTTCTTAAGGAACAATTGGGATGTTTCACCCATACATATGCCAATTCTTAATTCTGAAAAACGAATATATAGTTTTCCTCGTATTAATGAAGATACTTATAAAGGGTTACCAGGAATGTTATCAGATGTTCTTCCGGATGATTTTGGAAATCGTCTGATCGACCAATGGTTATTGCTTAATAATATTCCTAAAGCTCAATTTACACCTTTAGATCGCCTATGTTATATTGGAACTCGTGGAATGGGAGCTTTAGAATTTCAACCTGCAAGAAATATAGGTAAGAAGATATCAAGTACTGTAGAAATAGATAAACTAGTAACGCTTGCTCAAAAAGTATTGAATTCACGTGAGAAAATAGCATTAAATATCTCCGAAACCGAACACCTAAATGAATTAATCAAAGTAGGTACTTCTGCTGGTGGACAAAGAGCTAAGGCGATTATTGCATTTAATTCTACAACCAATGAGATTAGATCCGGACAAACCGATGTTCCAGATGGATTCGAGCATTATCTCTTTAAGTTCGATGGAGTAAATGATATATCTCTTGGTGATCCGCAAGGATATGGAAGAATTGAATACGCATATTATTTAATGGCGCTGGATTGCGGCATTGATATGGAGCATTCTCAGTTGTTCGAAGAGCACGATCGTGCACATTTTATGACGAAAAGATTTGATCGATTACCCAATAATGAGAAGCTGCATATGCAAACATTATGTTCTTTAGCTCATTTCGATTATAAATCTCCAGGAGCATACTCTTATGAAAATGCTTTCGAAATTATGAGACAACTTAGGTTACCTCATCAGGATGCTATTCAGCTTTATAAAAGAATGTTATTAAACGTTATCGCTAGAAATCAAGATGACCATACCAAAAATATTTCATTCCTAATGAATAAACAAGGAATCTGGAAACTAGCTCCAGCGTATGATATCACATATTCATATAATCCTACCGGAATTTGGACTAGTATGCATCAGATGTCTATAAATGGAAAAAGAGATGATTTTAGGTTAAGTGACTTACTTGAAGTAGGAGATAAAATAAGTTATAAAAATAGTAAGGCCGAAATACAGCAAATTTTAGAAGTAGTAAATAACTGGAATCATTATGCTAATAAAGCAGGAATTCCTCCCGAACAAGCTGCTAAATTGCAAAAAGCCTTTAGAATTAGGTTGTAG
- a CDS encoding IPT/TIG domain-containing protein produces the protein MFKKILLTFLFAGLFVSCDEDENQINFLDLKISSFEIIDNNENGIYTTTNIFPSNVEAYNINDHGVIWMKNGSVVDRLNLGDLQQNSFEANFATSLIKGERYSVFPYLVSEYGYTYGDTLSFVSNVDVNVLITELTPRNGFIRDTVTIKGENFCSASFNSSNRLLLDDTYHNVIFESDSLIRAVIYPYLTSSEASPSLKSCGIITDIEGKFSVNPPVLDSITSKNLYVGEELVVYGENIHHNISKVWLEGVETELIVTDSITQIKARVPENLPAGKLDFKLQVLDKIIERTDFYQSTTPVIEEISPRNTGFLDTLTIRGKFLDQQSDILEVVIGDRTQNIISQSDEEIKVIIDQLFSVDNPELVLNTGTFSLSEPITMLPPEIIGFDKEKYHLDGEIIIQTKYYLGNRSTAKIGSIIADTESAYTQIDNDGTFKVDLKKWLDVSDLFPDYIIKNSGLMEVFIETNYGTSSKDFLIYAPEITKINQTAFFHASSIALEGTDFGYNKGYAGVAEIYVDDILVENPGNSSYFLYNYTAQIPVSNTLYPGNHKIKIITGGQESNQVEFTIKSLTINSLSPTAGTRKNVYSIEGDNLEYRLSYRIKANGYNCKVINSTKNKVEFKLPQGIELDPVANITLEYGPQTFDVGSITVTEPYERIEGYSLYLSDYYVGSYSFEYNNKFHYININGIFELDESSYTWNKIETDIPINVFVNNKVQPPVIGNQLYIPSGNTFHIYNFDTKSWSIKELNLSSELSLQRVAIHDNILIAIVMDSGFNIFHYRYNLDDDTKELMQFPSIGTISATTFYYNNGKIYLDTLNDDIYVYDLDNDSWENIGFPRSHKYFHRNNLYVYNGILYFSGGLGNEDAERGLYAYNLQTKQWIEKVPTLNVLTDHSVFGSGQNLYFLLGRSLYGYEHNELIKYTINEDPF, from the coding sequence ATGTTTAAAAAAATACTTCTAACTTTTTTGTTTGCTGGTTTGTTTGTCTCTTGTGATGAAGATGAAAATCAAATCAATTTTCTAGACTTAAAAATTTCATCTTTTGAAATTATAGACAATAATGAAAATGGTATTTATACAACAACCAATATCTTTCCAAGTAATGTAGAAGCATATAATATAAATGACCATGGAGTAATTTGGATGAAGAATGGTTCTGTTGTTGACAGACTTAATCTTGGAGATCTTCAGCAAAACAGTTTTGAAGCAAATTTTGCAACAAGTTTAATTAAAGGAGAAAGATATTCCGTATTTCCTTATTTAGTATCAGAATATGGATATACCTATGGTGATACATTAAGTTTTGTTAGTAATGTAGACGTTAATGTTTTGATTACAGAATTAACTCCAAGGAATGGTTTTATACGTGATACTGTTACGATTAAAGGAGAAAATTTTTGTTCAGCATCTTTTAATAGTTCCAATAGACTTTTATTAGATGATACATATCATAATGTGATTTTTGAATCTGATTCGTTAATCAGAGCAGTAATATATCCTTATTTGACCTCTTCAGAAGCATCGCCTTCTCTTAAAAGTTGTGGTATCATAACAGATATTGAAGGGAAGTTCTCTGTGAATCCGCCTGTACTAGATTCAATAACAAGTAAAAACCTATATGTTGGAGAGGAATTAGTTGTTTATGGAGAAAACATCCATCATAATATAAGTAAAGTATGGTTAGAGGGTGTTGAAACTGAGTTAATTGTTACGGATTCGATTACGCAAATAAAAGCTAGAGTTCCGGAAAATTTGCCAGCGGGAAAATTAGATTTTAAACTTCAAGTACTTGATAAAATAATTGAACGTACAGATTTTTATCAAAGTACAACACCTGTAATAGAAGAAATTAGCCCCCGCAATACAGGTTTTTTAGATACATTAACTATAAGAGGAAAATTTTTAGACCAACAAAGCGATATTCTTGAAGTTGTGATAGGTGATAGGACGCAGAATATTATTAGCCAAAGTGATGAAGAAATTAAAGTTATTATTGATCAGTTATTTTCGGTTGATAACCCAGAGTTAGTTTTGAATACTGGGACTTTTAGTTTGTCTGAACCAATTACCATGTTACCTCCTGAAATTATAGGATTTGATAAAGAGAAGTATCATTTAGATGGTGAAATTATTATACAAACAAAATATTATTTAGGAAATAGAAGTACAGCTAAAATAGGTAGTATAATAGCAGATACGGAAAGTGCCTATACTCAAATTGATAATGACGGAACCTTTAAAGTTGATTTGAAAAAATGGCTTGATGTTTCAGATTTATTTCCTGACTATATAATTAAAAATTCTGGTTTAATGGAAGTGTTTATTGAGACCAACTATGGAACATCTTCCAAGGACTTTTTAATTTATGCACCAGAAATAACAAAGATTAATCAAACAGCTTTTTTTCACGCATCCTCGATTGCATTAGAAGGAACCGATTTTGGATACAATAAAGGTTATGCTGGGGTTGCTGAAATTTATGTTGATGATATATTGGTTGAAAATCCTGGTAACTCTTCTTATTTTTTATATAACTATACTGCTCAGATTCCTGTTTCTAATACTCTTTATCCTGGTAATCATAAAATAAAAATAATTACAGGAGGACAGGAAAGTAATCAAGTTGAATTTACGATAAAATCTTTAACCATAAATAGTCTAAGTCCTACCGCAGGAACTAGAAAAAATGTGTATTCAATAGAAGGCGATAATTTAGAATATAGACTATCATATCGTATTAAGGCTAATGGTTATAATTGTAAGGTAATTAATTCTACAAAAAATAAAGTGGAGTTTAAATTACCACAGGGTATAGAATTAGATCCTGTAGCCAATATAACATTAGAATATGGGCCACAAACTTTCGATGTGGGAAGTATTACTGTAACTGAACCCTATGAAAGAATAGAAGGGTATTCATTGTACCTATCAGATTATTATGTTGGTAGTTATTCTTTTGAATATAATAACAAGTTTCATTATATCAACATTAATGGAATATTTGAATTGGATGAGAGTTCTTATACTTGGAATAAAATAGAAACTGATATTCCTATTAATGTTTTTGTAAATAATAAAGTTCAACCTCCAGTTATTGGAAACCAGCTATACATACCATCAGGAAATACGTTTCATATATATAATTTTGATACTAAATCCTGGAGTATAAAGGAGCTAAATCTAAGTTCTGAGTTATCACTTCAAAGAGTCGCTATTCATGATAATATTTTGATAGCAATTGTAATGGATAGTGGTTTTAATATTTTTCATTACAGATACAATTTAGATGATGATACAAAAGAATTAATGCAATTTCCAAGTATAGGTACCATAAGCGCTACGACCTTTTATTATAATAATGGTAAAATTTATTTAGACACGCTTAATGATGATATTTATGTGTACGACTTGGATAACGATTCTTGGGAAAATATTGGTTTCCCAAGAAGTCATAAGTATTTTCATCGAAATAATTTATATGTATATAATGGAATTCTCTATTTCAGTGGTGGTCTCGGAAACGAAGATGCAGAAAGAGGGTTGTATGCGTATAATTTACAAACAAAACAGTGGATAGAAAAAGTGCCTACACTCAATGTTCTGACTGATCATTCTGTGTTTGGTTCAGGGCAAAATTTGTATTTTTTATTAGGTAGAAGTTTGTATGGGTATGAGCATAACGAATTGATTAAGTATACTATAAATGAAGATCCTTTTTAA
- a CDS encoding DUF2293 domain-containing protein translates to MATVSQNIFLTKKEKLRCISCNKKIPLGKSFISESENHKGTCFSCSPFVGYVLLPPGNVAMTRRSKKYSTLCGVVLEWNQRRKRYERRGQLVEEKAIEKARLECEKDQASRDLKNKKAALVREQKDREYIFNFALAIRGRYPNCPEKREFAIAIHACEKYSGRVGRTADAKDFDPKMIDLAVEAHIRHTETNYDEQFRKGKRKKEIRSDVRSNINSVLKKWKQ, encoded by the coding sequence TTGGCTACTGTTTCTCAAAATATCTTTCTTACTAAAAAAGAAAAATTACGTTGTATTTCTTGTAATAAAAAAATTCCATTAGGAAAATCTTTTATCTCAGAGAGTGAAAATCATAAAGGCACTTGTTTTAGTTGTTCTCCCTTTGTGGGTTATGTACTATTGCCTCCTGGTAATGTAGCAATGACTAGAAGATCTAAGAAATATTCTACGCTTTGTGGAGTTGTTCTAGAATGGAATCAACGCAGAAAACGATATGAACGTAGAGGGCAATTGGTAGAAGAAAAAGCGATAGAAAAAGCGCGTTTAGAATGTGAGAAAGACCAAGCATCCAGAGATCTTAAAAATAAGAAGGCAGCATTAGTTAGGGAGCAAAAGGATCGTGAATATATATTTAATTTTGCATTAGCGATCAGAGGGCGATATCCCAATTGCCCTGAAAAAAGGGAATTTGCAATTGCCATACATGCTTGTGAAAAATATAGTGGAAGAGTAGGGAGAACGGCAGATGCAAAAGATTTTGACCCCAAAATGATCGATTTGGCGGTAGAAGCACATATTAGACATACAGAAACAAATTATGATGAACAATTTCGTAAAGGAAAACGTAAAAAAGAAATCAGATCTGATGTCCGATCCAATATTAACAGTGTCTTGAAAAAATGGAAACAATAG
- a CDS encoding YchJ family protein, translating into MSKCYCGRSQTYDSCCGSIHNDIRQALTAEDLMRSRYTAFVLAKGDYLMKSHHSSTRSIKEKKSIVQWAKSVKWIKLEVLHTTKGLASDEKGTVTFKAFYFENGALEFIHEDSSFVKENGYWVYLGEN; encoded by the coding sequence ATGAGTAAATGCTATTGTGGAAGGTCACAGACTTATGATAGTTGTTGTGGCAGTATTCATAACGATATAAGACAAGCATTAACTGCAGAAGATTTAATGAGATCTCGTTATACTGCTTTTGTATTGGCGAAAGGTGATTATTTAATGAAAAGCCACCATAGTTCGACCCGCTCTATTAAAGAAAAAAAATCTATTGTACAGTGGGCAAAATCTGTAAAATGGATCAAATTAGAAGTTTTACATACTACTAAAGGTCTAGCATCGGATGAAAAAGGTACTGTAACGTTCAAGGCTTTTTACTTTGAAAATGGTGCATTGGAATTTATTCATGAAGATTCTTCATTCGTTAAAGAAAATGGTTATTGGGTATATCTTGGAGAAAATTAA